The following proteins are encoded in a genomic region of Sorangiineae bacterium MSr12523:
- a CDS encoding sulfite exporter TauE/SafE family protein, with protein sequence MYGEEIRYVEQHWPYSCVVTIAQGALLFVVASVAGALNSVAGGGSFLTFPALIFAGVPPVIANATNSVAVWPGGVAGAFAYRTELHEMRRELVALSASSFLGGLLGALLLLRTTDAAFMGLVPWLLLAATSLFSFGGIVTQRIRSLSTGPASPRAQMVSLVAVQFVIGIYGGYFGGGMGIMMLASLAVMGMTRIHAMNALKTVLTTVINGIAIVAFIAAGKIAWGYALLMAIGATGGGYMGAFAARMSDPKWMRRFILLVAWAMTAWFFVKQYGAR encoded by the coding sequence GTGTACGGGGAAGAAATTCGCTACGTCGAACAGCATTGGCCCTACAGCTGTGTCGTGACCATCGCGCAGGGCGCCCTTCTCTTCGTCGTCGCCAGTGTGGCGGGCGCCCTCAACAGCGTGGCGGGCGGGGGGAGCTTTCTCACGTTTCCCGCGCTCATCTTCGCCGGCGTGCCGCCGGTCATTGCCAATGCAACCAATTCCGTGGCGGTGTGGCCCGGGGGCGTGGCCGGTGCATTTGCATACCGCACGGAATTGCACGAGATGCGGCGCGAGCTCGTGGCGCTCAGCGCCAGCAGCTTTCTCGGCGGCCTCTTGGGCGCGCTGCTCCTTCTGCGCACCACCGATGCGGCCTTCATGGGCCTCGTTCCGTGGCTGCTCCTCGCCGCGACGTCCCTTTTCTCCTTCGGCGGCATCGTCACGCAGCGCATTCGCAGCCTCTCGACGGGGCCCGCCAGCCCGCGCGCACAAATGGTTTCCCTCGTTGCCGTGCAATTCGTCATTGGCATTTATGGAGGCTATTTCGGCGGCGGCATGGGCATCATGATGCTCGCCTCGCTGGCCGTGATGGGCATGACGCGCATCCATGCGATGAACGCGCTCAAAACGGTGCTCACCACGGTCATCAATGGCATTGCCATCGTGGCCTTCATCGCCGCAGGCAAGATCGCATGGGGTTATGCGCTGCTCATGGCCATTGGGGCCACGGGTGGTGGATACATGGGTGCCTTTGCCGCGCGGATGAGCGATCCGAAGTGGATGCGCCGCTTCATCTTGCTCGTCGCCTGGGCCATGACGGCGTGGTTCTTCGTAAAGCAATACGGCGCGCGCTGA
- a CDS encoding efflux RND transporter periplasmic adaptor subunit, producing MHPLRVVAFLFAFLLIGCHGRGEAKSKVTHERRPDGSLVLSGESAAYVRVEPASPACLEHSRSLVAHVSYDERHVAKMGPPVGGRVAKINVVTGDTVKAGTVLLTIHAPDIASAQAAVTNAHSARLLAEKVAARAALVFKEGAGSEAEKQQADAALVQAQTEEQRATAALAALGGAHGTSDYALRSPIDGTVVERNVSVGTAVSADQDSPLVTVADLATVWVLADVYERDLPTVHIGDAATVQVLAYPDRKLEGQITHVGEVVDPQTRSARARVELPNPDRSLRPGMFARVEVRGSTSAAAEVPTSALLARRDQFFVFLKNSDGSYGQREVHIGEQHGEHTTIVSGIGSGDKVVTEGAILLDTESNEAL from the coding sequence ATGCATCCACTTCGAGTCGTTGCGTTTCTGTTCGCCTTCCTTCTCATCGGTTGCCACGGCCGTGGGGAGGCGAAGTCCAAAGTGACACACGAGCGCCGTCCGGATGGCTCGCTCGTCCTATCGGGGGAAAGCGCGGCGTACGTCCGAGTGGAGCCTGCTTCCCCGGCGTGCCTCGAGCACTCGCGCTCGCTGGTGGCCCACGTGTCGTACGATGAGCGGCACGTCGCCAAGATGGGGCCGCCGGTGGGCGGAAGGGTGGCGAAGATCAATGTCGTGACCGGCGACACCGTGAAGGCTGGCACCGTGCTGCTGACCATTCACGCGCCCGACATCGCCAGTGCGCAGGCGGCGGTGACCAACGCGCACTCTGCGCGGCTGCTCGCGGAAAAGGTGGCGGCGCGTGCGGCGCTGGTGTTCAAGGAGGGGGCCGGCAGTGAAGCCGAGAAGCAACAGGCCGATGCCGCGCTGGTGCAAGCGCAGACCGAAGAGCAGCGCGCCACCGCGGCGCTGGCCGCACTGGGCGGTGCACACGGCACGAGCGACTACGCGTTGCGCTCGCCCATCGATGGCACTGTGGTGGAGCGCAACGTGAGCGTGGGCACGGCGGTGAGCGCGGATCAGGATAGCCCGCTGGTGACGGTGGCCGATCTCGCGACGGTTTGGGTGCTCGCCGACGTCTACGAGCGCGATCTGCCGACGGTGCACATCGGCGACGCCGCCACCGTGCAGGTGCTCGCGTACCCGGATCGAAAGCTCGAAGGCCAGATCACGCACGTGGGCGAGGTCGTCGATCCGCAGACGCGCTCGGCCCGGGCCCGTGTGGAGCTTCCCAATCCGGATCGCTCGCTCCGCCCGGGCATGTTCGCCCGCGTGGAGGTGCGCGGCTCCACCAGCGCCGCCGCCGAGGTGCCCACCAGCGCCTTGTTGGCCCGGCGGGACCAATTTTTCGTCTTTTTGAAGAACAGCGACGGTTCCTACGGCCAGCGTGAAGTGCACATCGGCGAGCAGCACGGTGAGCACACGACCATCGTGTCCGGCATCGGATCCGGCGACAAAGTCGTCACGGAGGGGGCCATCTTGCTCGACACCGAGAGCAACGAAGCGCTCTAG